A stretch of Rhizobium sp. TH2 DNA encodes these proteins:
- a CDS encoding calcium-binding protein translates to MTTTPTFWSNEVTITSDPLAFGIRVTALSNGTFVVTWEDGSDLFGRQLSELGSFTGGNFLSLVNSQVKPLGTPIATQQTNGAVVINYDLQFDDAPLDHDIYWHQTNADFSPNGSSFGSINSGFSEVLLDSAARDSGGGSLLYNYTGPGDVTNMVLRFTDIIGNPASNAIFIDPDASRGEQNGALAGLHTGFMALAYESVLLSGGFPRDVRLKVYTPAEALVGDVVVSAANVGAGFPDVVETDLGTTIVAWQQNDGISFRRYIGNAVAIDANPVHIAGSDGGFLPKIAALKDGGFMIAWTDFNGNESDGSPDLDIFVQRFSQDGVEIGSRIHLDKPGDQGFGNMSIDTLADGRVVLTYGSETGDATNLTTLNYQIFDPREYKIFGTTGNDNYVAGTDGSAILGLEGDDRLTGLDGKDKLVGGIDNDTLFGSGGNDHLVGGLGDDTLKGGAGKDVLRGGIGLDVLTGGGAADVFLFTNVAESTFNVLGHDVINDFKKKQGDYIDLQGVDANANKSGNQEFDFIGSSNFHGKAGELRVIHVGGDTYVHADVNGDKVADFEILVVGDIALTGSSFAL, encoded by the coding sequence ATGACGACTACGCCGACATTCTGGAGCAATGAAGTAACGATCACGTCCGATCCTCTCGCTTTCGGCATACGTGTCACGGCGCTCTCCAACGGAACATTTGTCGTTACCTGGGAAGATGGTTCCGACCTCTTCGGCCGGCAGTTAAGCGAGCTCGGGTCGTTTACCGGGGGCAATTTTCTCAGCCTGGTCAACTCGCAGGTCAAGCCGCTGGGCACACCGATCGCGACGCAGCAAACCAATGGAGCGGTCGTGATCAACTACGACCTCCAGTTCGACGACGCCCCATTAGACCACGATATTTACTGGCATCAGACAAACGCCGACTTCTCGCCCAATGGCTCGTCATTTGGGAGCATCAATTCAGGCTTTAGCGAAGTGCTGCTCGATAGTGCGGCGCGCGATAGCGGCGGAGGGTCTCTCCTTTACAACTATACCGGGCCCGGTGACGTTACGAACATGGTTCTGCGTTTCACGGATATTATCGGCAATCCTGCAAGCAACGCGATTTTCATCGACCCGGATGCATCACGAGGGGAACAAAACGGGGCGCTAGCTGGATTGCATACCGGCTTCATGGCCCTGGCTTACGAGAGTGTATTGCTAAGCGGTGGCTTCCCGCGCGACGTCAGATTAAAAGTCTATACACCCGCCGAAGCCCTTGTCGGGGACGTCGTCGTAAGCGCTGCCAACGTTGGCGCAGGCTTCCCGGATGTGGTCGAGACCGACTTGGGGACCACCATTGTCGCATGGCAGCAAAATGATGGAATTTCGTTCCGACGCTACATCGGCAACGCTGTCGCCATCGATGCAAATCCTGTTCATATCGCGGGTAGCGATGGCGGCTTCTTGCCAAAGATCGCGGCTTTAAAGGACGGCGGTTTTATGATCGCCTGGACGGATTTCAATGGCAACGAGAGTGATGGCTCGCCTGACCTCGACATTTTCGTTCAGCGGTTCTCACAGGATGGTGTCGAAATCGGCTCCAGAATTCACCTCGACAAGCCTGGAGATCAGGGATTTGGCAACATGAGCATTGACACGCTGGCTGACGGCCGCGTGGTTCTTACCTATGGGAGCGAAACCGGTGACGCCACAAACCTGACTACGCTCAACTATCAGATTTTCGATCCGCGGGAATACAAGATCTTCGGCACGACCGGCAATGACAACTACGTCGCGGGTACCGATGGCTCCGCTATTCTGGGTCTTGAGGGCGATGACCGTCTGACCGGACTGGACGGCAAGGACAAGTTGGTTGGCGGTATCGACAACGACACCTTGTTCGGCTCCGGAGGCAACGACCATCTGGTGGGCGGTCTCGGCGACGACACGCTGAAAGGCGGCGCCGGCAAGGATGTCCTGCGCGGCGGAATCGGATTGGACGTCCTCACTGGCGGCGGCGCAGCTGATGTATTCCTTTTCACGAATGTCGCGGAATCGACGTTCAATGTGCTTGGCCACGACGTGATCAACGACTTCAAGAAAAAGCAAGGTGATTACATCGACCTCCAGGGCGTCGATGCGAATGCAAACAAATCTGGCAATCAAGAGTTTGACTTTATCGGCTCAAGCAACTTTCACGGAAAGGCCGGGGAATTGCGCGTTATCCACGTCGGAGGCGATACGTATGTTCACGCCGATGTTAACGGAGACAAGGTGGCCGATTTTGAAATTCTCGTCGTCGGCGACATCGCTTTGACCGGAAGTAGCTTCGCGCTTTGA
- the arcD gene encoding arginine-ornithine antiporter, with protein sequence MVAGNESIPATAVQSDKLTLVPLIALVVGPMVGSGIFNLPSDMSRHASPGAIIIGWVITGIGMLMLAFVYQSLAVRKPELNSGPYAYARAGFGSYVGFTSAWGYWLSASLANVAFVVAIFSALSFFIPAFGNGNNLLSIVGASICLVLVRLLILRGVKQAALINVVTTVAKLIPLLLFVLIAIVAFNWDKFTFNFWGQPNDAGGAGLGSVMDQVKSTMLVTLWVFIGIEGASVCSARAAKRSDVGLATVIGFLGALVLYVLVSLLSAGLLSQPELAGLGVPSMAGVLEPLIGHWGAAVINIGLLISVGGAFLSWTVICAEIPFICGKEGTFPSWFGRENASGAPANALLATNILVQIFVIISYFSLSAYQFFAFISSVAILPPYVLSGAYALKLALKGETYGTDGAGRNRDAVVGLLATIYGLWLIYAAGLDYLLLCTILFVPGILVYAMARRERGEKTFAGAEVVLAAIIVVLALLAAWLLYTGEIGRA encoded by the coding sequence ATGGTAGCCGGCAACGAGAGCATTCCCGCCACGGCGGTACAGTCCGACAAGCTCACGCTCGTACCCCTGATCGCCCTGGTCGTCGGCCCGATGGTCGGCAGCGGCATCTTCAACCTGCCTTCGGATATGTCGCGCCACGCTTCGCCAGGTGCGATCATCATCGGTTGGGTGATCACCGGTATCGGAATGCTGATGCTAGCCTTCGTCTACCAGTCCCTGGCGGTACGAAAGCCGGAACTCAATTCGGGCCCCTATGCCTATGCCAGGGCCGGGTTCGGCTCATATGTCGGCTTCACCAGCGCCTGGGGCTACTGGCTCAGCGCCTCGCTTGCCAATGTCGCATTCGTGGTGGCGATCTTCTCGGCGCTTTCCTTTTTCATCCCGGCCTTCGGCAACGGCAACAACCTGCTGTCGATCGTCGGCGCGTCGATCTGCCTGGTGCTGGTACGGCTGCTGATCCTGCGGGGCGTCAAGCAGGCGGCACTGATCAATGTCGTCACCACGGTCGCCAAGCTGATACCGCTCCTGCTGTTCGTGCTGATCGCGATCGTCGCCTTCAACTGGGACAAGTTCACCTTCAATTTCTGGGGCCAGCCCAATGATGCGGGAGGCGCCGGGCTCGGCAGCGTCATGGACCAGGTCAAGAGCACGATGCTGGTTACGCTCTGGGTGTTCATCGGCATCGAAGGCGCCAGCGTCTGCTCGGCGCGAGCCGCCAAGCGTTCCGATGTCGGTCTCGCCACCGTCATCGGCTTCCTGGGCGCGCTCGTGCTCTATGTGCTGGTATCGCTGCTGTCGGCGGGTTTGCTGAGCCAGCCCGAGCTTGCCGGTCTCGGCGTTCCCTCCATGGCCGGCGTCCTCGAGCCGTTGATCGGCCACTGGGGGGCGGCGGTGATCAATATCGGCCTGCTGATCTCGGTGGGTGGCGCGTTTCTTTCCTGGACGGTGATCTGCGCGGAAATCCCGTTCATCTGTGGCAAGGAGGGGACCTTTCCAAGCTGGTTCGGCCGGGAGAATGCCAGCGGCGCGCCGGCCAACGCATTGCTGGCAACCAACATTCTCGTCCAGATATTCGTGATCATCAGCTATTTCTCGCTAAGCGCCTACCAGTTCTTCGCCTTCATTTCGTCGGTTGCCATCCTGCCGCCATACGTCCTGTCGGGGGCCTATGCGCTGAAACTCGCGCTCAAGGGCGAAACCTACGGAACTGATGGAGCGGGCCGCAATCGTGACGCGGTCGTGGGCCTGCTGGCCACGATCTATGGCCTCTGGCTGATCTATGCCGCGGGCCTCGACTATCTGCTCTTGTGCACGATACTTTTCGTCCCCGGCATCCTTGTCTATGCGATGGCAAGGCGGGAGCGCGGCGAAAAGACATTTGCCGGCGCCGAAGTGGTGCTGGCCGCGATCATTGTCGTGCTCGCATTACTCGCGGCGTGGCTGCTCTATACCGGCGAGATCGGCAGGGCCTGA
- a CDS encoding M24 family metallopeptidase: protein MQNMNELSSPLVSEAIGNDVFKDDRKNVYFNPDGADRPLKSPIPFSVVEAARAHRMTRLRQKLSEHDCDALLLYDPVNIRYAFDSVNMMVWSLHNPARYALIVADGPGIIFEFGKCEHLNDGLPAVDEVRRAKSWMYFTDGTRVPERVAAWADEIDDILKTHRAGRRLAVDRLDPLGVEVLKGRGYEIADGQAIAEKARYIKSAEELTLMRWTVRVCEAGMARMYEASEPGRTEREIWAELHYENARSGGEWLETKLVTAGARTNPWFQECSDYVIKRGDMIAFDTDLIGPYGYCADLSRSWTCGHVRMTPKQRELYSASLDQINHNLSLLRAGLEFREFNERSWRIPQKYLPYRYSGAIHGVGMVDEWPLVLLHPDFHNNYPGVFEENMVVTVESLIAEKGSESIKLETQVVITATGAERMDSFPWENV from the coding sequence ATGCAGAACATGAATGAATTGAGCTCACCGCTGGTCAGCGAAGCCATCGGAAACGACGTCTTCAAGGACGATCGGAAGAATGTCTACTTCAACCCTGATGGTGCCGATCGCCCCCTCAAGAGTCCCATTCCATTCTCGGTGGTCGAGGCGGCGCGGGCCCATCGCATGACCAGGCTCCGACAAAAACTTTCGGAGCACGACTGCGACGCGCTCCTGCTCTATGACCCCGTCAACATCCGCTACGCCTTTGACAGCGTGAACATGATGGTCTGGTCGCTGCACAATCCGGCACGCTATGCGTTGATCGTCGCCGATGGCCCGGGCATCATCTTCGAGTTCGGCAAGTGCGAACATCTCAATGATGGACTGCCTGCCGTTGACGAGGTGAGGCGCGCCAAGAGCTGGATGTATTTCACCGATGGAACCCGTGTTCCCGAACGCGTCGCGGCGTGGGCGGACGAAATCGATGATATCCTGAAAACCCACCGGGCCGGCCGGCGCCTGGCGGTGGACAGGCTCGATCCCCTTGGTGTCGAGGTTCTGAAAGGGCGCGGCTACGAGATCGCCGACGGCCAGGCCATTGCCGAGAAGGCGCGGTACATCAAGAGTGCCGAAGAGCTGACGTTGATGCGATGGACGGTGCGGGTCTGCGAAGCCGGCATGGCACGGATGTACGAGGCGTCGGAGCCGGGCCGGACGGAGCGCGAGATATGGGCGGAACTGCACTACGAGAACGCCCGATCCGGCGGCGAGTGGCTAGAAACGAAGCTCGTCACGGCGGGGGCAAGAACGAATCCGTGGTTCCAGGAATGTTCGGACTATGTGATCAAGCGCGGTGACATGATTGCTTTCGATACCGATCTGATAGGTCCCTATGGCTATTGTGCCGACCTGTCGCGCTCCTGGACCTGCGGGCATGTCCGCATGACGCCGAAACAGCGCGAACTCTATTCAGCGTCGCTCGACCAGATCAACCATAACCTGTCCCTGCTTCGCGCCGGACTGGAATTCCGCGAGTTCAACGAGCGCTCCTGGCGCATTCCGCAGAAATATCTGCCCTACCGCTATTCCGGCGCGATCCACGGCGTCGGCATGGTCGATGAATGGCCGCTGGTGCTCCTCCATCCCGACTTCCACAACAACTATCCCGGCGTCTTCGAGGAGAACATGGTCGTAACCGTCGAAAGCCTGATCGCCGAGAAGGGGTCGGAGAGCATCAAACTGGAAACGCAGGTCGTGATTACCGCGACCGGAGCAGAGCGCATGGACAGCTTCCCGTGGGAGAATGTCTGA
- a CDS encoding DUF2200 domain-containing protein: MTKHRIYSISLASVYPHYIAKAEKKGRTKVEVDEIICWLTGHSSASLGDRLADKTTLEDFFTQAPRMNPSRSSITGVICGIRVEEIEEPVMREIRYLDKLIDELAKGKAMSKILRNSPSNSDNSTN; encoded by the coding sequence ATGACGAAGCATCGCATCTATTCAATAAGCCTCGCTAGCGTTTATCCTCATTATATCGCGAAGGCGGAGAAGAAGGGGCGCACCAAGGTGGAGGTCGATGAAATCATCTGCTGGCTCACGGGGCACAGCTCGGCGAGCCTGGGCGACCGACTGGCGGACAAGACGACTTTGGAGGATTTCTTCACGCAGGCGCCCCGCATGAACCCCTCGCGATCATCGATTACAGGCGTGATCTGCGGCATCCGCGTGGAAGAAATCGAGGAGCCCGTCATGCGGGAAATCCGCTATCTGGACAAACTGATCGACGAACTCGCGAAAGGCAAGGCCATGAGCAAGATCCTCCGCAACTCGCCGTCCAATAGCGATAACAGCACGAATTGA
- a CDS encoding M17 family metallopeptidase, translating into MAPYQFIERASPFNTKGGKTLPVFAVTPAHIETEMVDPVALEWAKKAGWKGDAGSLLLVPSDTGLLGGALFGLGKNPSDTPYITGRLARLLPAGDWHIETAPLTANRLLLGFGLGSYRFDKYKADGGEQPTLMLPADADAARIKRLLAGVFLARDLINVPTNDMGPDAMEAAFRELAAHYKADVSVVRGDDLLQQNFPLIHAVGRASEQAPRLLKLRWGKKGHRKVTLVGKGVCFDTGGLDIKPSASMLLMKKDMGGAANVMGLALMIMDAKLKIDLTVLVPVVENSISGNAFRPGDIYRSRAGLTVQIDNTDAEGRLILADALALADEDEPDLMIDMATLTGAARVALGPDLPPFFTDDENLAGQLTDASLEVDDPMWRLPLHKGYEKDVNAKIADLTNAPSGGMAGAITAALFLKRFVKKTESWAHFDIFGWTPSERPHAPVGGEAQAIRAIFHMLENKSARG; encoded by the coding sequence ATGGCCCCCTATCAGTTCATCGAGCGTGCCTCCCCCTTCAACACCAAGGGTGGCAAGACGCTGCCGGTTTTTGCCGTGACGCCGGCCCATATCGAGACCGAAATGGTCGATCCGGTGGCGCTGGAATGGGCCAAGAAGGCAGGCTGGAAGGGTGACGCGGGTTCGCTGCTGCTGGTGCCATCCGACACCGGACTTCTCGGCGGCGCGCTGTTCGGGCTCGGCAAGAACCCGTCGGATACGCCCTACATCACCGGCAGGCTGGCGAGGCTGCTGCCGGCAGGCGACTGGCATATCGAGACCGCGCCGCTGACCGCCAACCGGCTGCTGCTGGGCTTCGGGCTGGGCAGCTACCGGTTCGACAAATACAAGGCCGATGGCGGCGAACAGCCGACGCTGATGCTACCAGCCGATGCCGATGCGGCGCGCATCAAGCGGCTGCTGGCCGGCGTGTTCCTTGCCCGCGACCTGATCAACGTGCCGACCAACGACATGGGGCCGGATGCGATGGAGGCCGCGTTCCGCGAGCTTGCGGCGCATTACAAGGCCGATGTTTCCGTGGTGCGCGGCGACGACCTGCTGCAGCAGAACTTTCCGCTGATCCACGCCGTCGGCCGCGCGTCCGAACAGGCGCCGCGGCTGCTCAAGCTGCGCTGGGGCAAGAAGGGCCATCGCAAGGTGACGCTGGTGGGCAAGGGCGTGTGCTTCGACACCGGCGGGCTCGACATCAAGCCTTCCGCCTCGATGCTGCTGATGAAGAAGGACATGGGTGGTGCGGCCAATGTCATGGGCCTGGCGCTGATGATCATGGACGCCAAGCTCAAGATCGACCTGACCGTGCTGGTGCCCGTGGTCGAGAACTCGATTTCCGGCAACGCGTTCCGCCCTGGCGACATCTACCGGAGCCGTGCAGGTCTCACCGTGCAGATCGACAATACCGATGCCGAGGGGCGGCTGATCCTGGCCGATGCCCTGGCGCTGGCCGACGAGGACGAACCCGATCTGATGATCGACATGGCGACGCTGACCGGGGCTGCAAGGGTAGCACTCGGGCCGGACCTGCCGCCATTCTTCACCGACGACGAGAATCTCGCCGGCCAACTGACCGATGCGAGCCTGGAAGTGGACGATCCGATGTGGCGCCTGCCGCTCCACAAGGGCTACGAGAAGGACGTCAACGCCAAGATCGCCGACCTGACCAACGCACCCTCGGGCGGCATGGCCGGCGCGATCACGGCCGCGCTCTTCCTCAAGCGCTTCGTGAAGAAGACCGAGAGCTGGGCGCATTTCGACATTTTCGGCTGGACGCCATCCGAGCGGCCGCATGCGCCGGTGGGCGGCGAAGCGCAGGCGATAAGGGCGATTTTCCATATGCTGGAGAATAAGAGTGCGCGGGGGTAG
- a CDS encoding VOC family protein produces the protein MLNQIKGLHHVTSMAADARTNNQFFTHTLGLRRVKKTVNFDAPDVYHLYYGDEVGTPGTVMTYFPFPNIGRGRPGTGEVGTTVFSVPQSSLGFWEERLAKQGVTGIKRDETFGEKRLEFAGPDGDGFALVEVKDDSRDPWTENGVSVDHAIRGFHSVAMRLRDEGATAELMKFMGYEQFEAKDGVTRLIMPGGNDAKFIDLETMPNINRGLQGAGSVHHVAFAVDNRETQLEVRKALMDTGYQVTPVIDRDYFWAIYFRTPGGVLFEVATNEPGFNRDEDTKHLGEGLKLPTQHEHLRSILTQTLQPLEA, from the coding sequence ATGTTGAACCAGATCAAGGGCCTGCATCACGTCACGTCGATGGCTGCGGATGCAAGGACGAACAACCAGTTCTTCACCCATACGCTCGGCCTGCGCCGCGTGAAGAAGACCGTCAATTTCGATGCGCCGGATGTCTATCATCTCTATTATGGCGATGAGGTGGGCACGCCGGGCACCGTGATGACCTATTTTCCCTTCCCCAATATCGGCCGTGGACGGCCGGGCACGGGTGAGGTCGGCACGACCGTGTTCTCGGTGCCCCAGAGCTCGCTCGGCTTCTGGGAAGAGCGACTTGCAAAGCAGGGCGTCACCGGCATCAAGCGCGACGAGACATTCGGCGAGAAGCGGCTGGAATTTGCCGGCCCCGATGGCGACGGTTTCGCACTTGTCGAGGTGAAGGACGATAGCCGCGATCCGTGGACCGAGAACGGCGTCAGCGTCGATCATGCGATCCGAGGTTTCCATTCGGTGGCCATGCGGCTGCGTGACGAGGGTGCGACGGCCGAGCTGATGAAGTTCATGGGCTATGAGCAGTTCGAAGCCAAGGACGGCGTCACCCGCCTGATCATGCCCGGCGGCAACGACGCGAAGTTCATCGACCTCGAAACGATGCCCAATATCAATCGCGGCCTGCAGGGCGCGGGCTCCGTGCACCATGTGGCCTTTGCGGTCGACAACCGCGAGACCCAGCTTGAAGTGCGCAAGGCGCTGATGGATACGGGCTATCAGGTGACACCGGTGATCGACCGCGATTATTTCTGGGCGATCTATTTCCGGACCCCGGGCGGCGTGCTGTTCGAAGTCGCCACCAACGAGCCGGGTTTCAACCGCGACGAGGATACGAAACATCTCGGTGAGGGCCTGAAGCT
- a CDS encoding LysR family transcriptional regulator: protein MGYLDRRHYQLLIAVSRHRQLTRAADELGLTQPAASHQLREAERRLGVTLFKRNGRSMELTPAAERLLMAGLYAEDTLRKAELDAVKMDHNARPILRVALGNYDNVNWLAAALKAVGTISPDARIELLRVSNLELRNALVTGRADCFIAPHDDHFNDLKSATLFEDELVAIFPPGTPNSNGAVSAVDFDGWRYIAFQAHPSPGFEYERFFQRGEFIPRDVFQVETSSGIVSLVAAGLGASIMPSWCIDTEHRAGLVSTGCLAPEPLHVKWELHTDVTPTNGKREMLDAMILALRQLRPA, encoded by the coding sequence ATGGGTTATCTCGACCGCCGCCATTATCAGCTGCTGATCGCAGTCAGCCGTCATCGGCAGCTGACCCGTGCCGCCGACGAACTCGGATTGACCCAGCCTGCGGCCAGTCACCAGTTACGGGAGGCGGAACGACGGCTGGGCGTCACGCTGTTCAAGCGCAACGGCCGATCGATGGAGTTGACACCAGCCGCCGAACGCTTGCTGATGGCGGGCCTCTATGCCGAAGACACGTTGAGGAAGGCCGAACTGGACGCGGTCAAGATGGACCATAATGCGCGACCGATCTTGCGGGTGGCGCTTGGCAACTATGACAATGTGAACTGGCTTGCCGCAGCGCTTAAGGCGGTCGGGACTATCAGTCCCGATGCTCGTATAGAGCTTCTCCGCGTCTCAAATCTCGAATTGCGAAACGCGTTGGTCACGGGCAGGGCAGATTGCTTCATCGCCCCGCATGACGATCATTTCAACGATCTCAAGAGTGCGACGCTTTTTGAAGACGAACTCGTGGCGATTTTTCCACCCGGCACTCCGAACTCAAACGGGGCGGTTAGTGCCGTTGACTTCGACGGCTGGCGATATATTGCCTTTCAAGCGCATCCCAGCCCCGGCTTCGAATACGAGCGCTTCTTCCAGCGCGGGGAATTCATCCCTCGTGATGTCTTCCAGGTGGAAACCAGTAGCGGAATTGTCAGTCTTGTCGCGGCCGGCCTCGGGGCGTCGATCATGCCATCTTGGTGCATAGACACCGAACATCGCGCTGGTTTGGTTTCCACAGGGTGCCTTGCCCCTGAACCGCTCCATGTCAAATGGGAACTGCATACCGACGTGACGCCGACGAATGGCAAGCGCGAAATGCTCGACGCGATGATCCTCGCTCTGAGGCAACTGCGCCCCGCATGA
- a CDS encoding GNAT family N-acetyltransferase has product MEQNSEIGPARPDDFTAIRALCNDFLDWCRARYGETAWFVDRYYTPAQWAALLDSLPRIHSAPDGAILVARVDGKVVGCVMMQRIDEHVCEMKRMFISPEGRGLRLGRRLAENIIRVAAEQGYTTMRLDTGRNHDEALSLYRSLGFQEIAPYYEAPPELHNHLIFMEAPLTR; this is encoded by the coding sequence ATGGAACAGAACTCGGAGATCGGCCCGGCGAGGCCTGACGACTTCACCGCTATTCGAGCCTTGTGCAACGATTTCCTCGACTGGTGTCGCGCGCGCTACGGCGAAACCGCCTGGTTCGTTGATCGTTACTACACACCAGCACAATGGGCCGCGCTGCTGGACAGCCTGCCGAGAATTCATTCGGCGCCGGATGGAGCGATCCTTGTTGCCCGCGTGGACGGAAAGGTGGTCGGCTGCGTCATGATGCAGCGGATCGATGAACACGTCTGTGAGATGAAGCGGATGTTCATCAGCCCTGAGGGCCGTGGCCTTAGGCTGGGCCGCCGTCTCGCCGAGAACATCATACGCGTGGCTGCTGAGCAGGGATACACGACGATGCGGCTCGATACCGGCCGCAACCACGATGAGGCGTTAAGCCTCTACCGCTCCCTCGGGTTCCAGGAGATCGCACCTTACTACGAAGCCCCGCCTGAACTGCACAACCATCTCATCTTCATGGAAGCCCCTCTGACGAGGTAG
- a CDS encoding NlpC/P60 family protein, whose protein sequence is MLDRRLNAFRTDLAEKRLEGQVEALRFVEGRPARLIASTTAMRPQPSTTSGMDTELLFGEPVSVLDRANGWAWVKSGVDDYVGYVEETALGGPGAEPTHWVTAPRTFVYSEPDMKRPTATALSMGSRITVTGEAETRGTRYLLVDGGAVIAKHVAEVDMPISDDYVSVATRFLASPYLWGGRSGFGLDCSGLVQLSMMMTGKAVLRDTDMQRASIGTEIGRNELKRGDLVFWKGHVAIMVDAGMMIHSSGFTMDVSHESLADAIKRIEPMYGLPLLCRRPS, encoded by the coding sequence ATGCTCGATCGCCGCCTGAACGCTTTTCGCACCGACCTTGCCGAGAAGAGGCTTGAGGGTCAGGTGGAGGCCCTGCGCTTTGTCGAGGGTAGGCCTGCCCGCTTGATCGCATCCACGACGGCGATGCGACCGCAGCCAAGCACGACATCCGGCATGGATACGGAGCTTTTGTTCGGCGAACCGGTGAGCGTGCTCGACCGCGCCAACGGCTGGGCCTGGGTGAAATCGGGCGTCGATGACTATGTCGGCTATGTCGAGGAGACAGCACTTGGTGGACCCGGTGCCGAGCCCACCCATTGGGTGACGGCGCCCCGCACGTTCGTCTATTCCGAGCCTGACATGAAGCGGCCGACGGCCACAGCGCTTTCGATGGGCAGCCGGATCACCGTGACCGGCGAGGCCGAGACGCGCGGCACGCGATATCTGCTGGTCGACGGCGGCGCGGTGATCGCCAAGCATGTGGCCGAAGTCGATATGCCCATCTCGGACGACTATGTGTCGGTGGCGACACGCTTTCTCGCCTCACCCTATCTCTGGGGCGGGCGCTCGGGCTTCGGGCTCGATTGCTCGGGTCTGGTGCAACTGTCGATGATGATGACGGGCAAAGCAGTGCTCCGCGATACGGACATGCAGCGCGCCTCGATCGGGACCGAGATCGGCCGGAACGAACTCAAGCGCGGCGACCTCGTGTTCTGGAAGGGGCATGTCGCGATCATGGTCGATGCCGGAATGATGATCCATTCGAGCGGTTTCACCATGGATGTCTCCCATGAAAGCCTGGCCGATGCGATCAAGCGCATTGAGCCGATGTATGGGTTGCCCTTGCTTTGCCGTCGGCCATCGTAA
- a CDS encoding helix-turn-helix domain-containing protein, which yields MPVELTASQALGLWHQVSLEQVKAGDVDLTMRQVAILLHIYLVPPPHTVRGLAATLGVTKPVITRALNTMGEMGIVDRVRDDRDRRNVIIKRTLTGALYLEKFGDLIIDRGRQLT from the coding sequence TTGCCCGTCGAACTTACCGCCTCGCAGGCGCTCGGCCTCTGGCACCAGGTTTCGCTGGAACAGGTGAAGGCGGGAGATGTCGACCTGACCATGCGGCAGGTGGCGATCCTGCTGCATATCTATCTCGTGCCGCCGCCGCACACGGTGCGGGGGCTGGCGGCGACGCTTGGCGTGACCAAGCCGGTGATCACGCGGGCACTCAACACGATGGGCGAGATGGGCATTGTCGATCGCGTGCGCGACGACCGCGACCGCCGCAATGTGATCATTAAAAGAACATTGACCGGTGCGCTTTATCTTGAGAAATTCGGGGACCTGATCATCGACCGGGGCCGACAGCTCACTTGA
- a CDS encoding tetratricopeptide repeat protein → MVGLGILALALTASCSTNRGDTTGSIPNSHKPVDQMSAAEIAGATRSIGAAYAKNPKDRNTGLQYASLLRMSGKNDQALAVMRQVAILFPKDREVLAAYGKALASAGDLEQALGTISRAQTPDRPDWKLKSAEGAILDQLGRSDAARQAYRDALDIKPNEPSVLSNLGMSYLLTRDLKTAETYLRSAISQPGADSRVRQNLALVVGLQGRFQEAENIARQELTAEQADANMTYLKAMLAQENSWKKLAANEDGNTN, encoded by the coding sequence ATGGTCGGGCTGGGCATCCTGGCGCTGGCGCTCACCGCCTCCTGCTCGACCAACCGTGGCGATACGACCGGCTCGATCCCGAATTCACACAAACCCGTCGACCAGATGAGCGCGGCGGAGATCGCCGGCGCCACCCGCAGCATCGGCGCTGCCTATGCCAAGAACCCGAAGGACCGCAATACCGGCCTGCAATACGCGTCGCTGCTGCGCATGTCCGGCAAGAACGACCAGGCGCTCGCCGTGATGCGGCAGGTCGCCATTCTCTTCCCCAAGGATCGTGAAGTGCTCGCCGCCTATGGCAAGGCACTGGCAAGCGCCGGCGATCTCGAACAGGCACTCGGCACGATCAGCCGCGCCCAGACCCCGGATCGCCCGGACTGGAAGCTGAAATCCGCCGAAGGCGCCATTCTCGACCAGCTCGGCCGCTCCGATGCCGCGCGTCAGGCCTATCGCGATGCACTCGACATCAAGCCGAACGAACCGAGCGTGCTTTCCAACCTCGGCATGTCCTACCTGCTGACCCGGGACCTCAAGACCGCCGAGACCTATTTGCGCTCGGCTATCTCCCAGCCCGGCGCCGACAGCCGCGTGCGCCAGAACCTCGCGCTGGTGGTCGGCCTGCAGGGCCGCTTCCAGGAAGCCGAGAACATCGCCCGCCAGGAACTGACCGCCGAACAGGCGGATGCCAACATGACCTATCTCAAGGCCATGCTGGCGCAGGAAAACTCCTGGAAGAAGCTCGCGGCGAACGAGGATGGCAATACGAATTGA